The sequence ACCAGGACGGTAACAATTGAAGTCAACGGTGATACCATTACCGAAGAGGATGAAACGGTCATTTTCCGACTGACCGGTATTGTTGGTGGGGAACTGGAGAATAGCGAGCAGGTCTTAACCATTATTGATGATGATGCGGTAACAGTAAGTATCGGACCTGCTGCGGTAGATGAGGGTAATGCAGGTACAGAGACCCAACTTGAGTTTCCGCTCTATCTGAGTAACCCTAATCGTGAGCGTTCGCTGCGTGTACGTTATCGAGTTGAGCCAATCTCGGCAACGCCCGATGTAGATTATCGAGCGGCGACACCGGCTGAGCTGGTGATTCCACCTGATGATTCGGCGCCGGTGATCATTGTGACCGTGATCGGTGACGATACTCCTGAGCCGAATGAAACTCTGCGCGTTGTTTTGGAGGGTGTGATTGGCGGCTCGCTCGGTGCAAATGAGGCTATCGGGACTATCATTAATGACGATCTACCGCCAAGTCTTCCAGGCCGGACCATCGAGTCTACTCGCGAAGGAAGCAGGGGGTGGAACGTTGATCGGGCTGGGCGCACAGTGAACGTTCAATCATCGTTTTCAGGTTGGTCGGGTTGGCGAGGGAAAAGAAACCATAGGCCTAGTTCAAGCGCAATCGGAATGAACGCCAGCGCAATGAGCGGTGGCCAGATTGGGCTGAGTGCAAAGTAGAGTGCAAGCGGTGGGATCGCTAGAATAATGGCAAAGACGGTCATTGCCAGATTCCCCCAACCAACAGCAGCCACGACTCCGACGACAGTCCCTACAACGATCACAGCATCGCTACAAGTAGCGAGTGCAGGACGATTGTAGCAACTGTTGAGCGCAGAAGGAACCGCTATATCGAACATCACCCCCTGCAATTCAAAGAATGTAGGGAGGAAGATTCGCCGTAACCAGAATAGCACTGCACCGAGTGCAATTACAAGATAGGCCCGCACGACGCGGTGGGTCAGAATTGGTGGTATGTTCATACGAGTAATACAAGTAATACTGAGAGCCGTTGCTATGCAACGGCTCTGCTCATCGTCAACCGATTACAACGGTTATGAACCAACGACGATGTTGACCAGACGGTTAGGAACAACGATCACGTTGCGGATAGGCTTGCCGTTGATGAATTGCTGAACTCGCTCGTTCCCAAGTGCCAGCTCACGGAGATGTGCCTCGTCGAGATCGACGGGAACTGTCAGTTTGCCACGCACTTTGCCGTTAACTTGCACGACAATCTCGACCTCTTCTTCGGCAGCAACTGCTGGATCGGCAACTGGCCAACGTTGCTGGTGGATGCTGTAAGGTTTGCCGAGTCGTGACCACAGCTCTTCACTGATATGTGGTGTGATTGGTGCCATCAACAGCAACAAAATCTCAATCGCTTCGTGCCAGGCTGGAGTATCAACCAGACCTGCATCACGAGCGCGATAGAGGGTGTTGGTGAACTCCATCAATGCGGCGACCATCGTGTTGAACTTAAAGTTCAGGATGTCACGCTCTACCCGTTGAATTGTCTGATGAGCTACGCGGCGTAACTGGCGCTCGCTCATTGTAGCGCCAGATTGACCACGCTCGGCGTTGGGGAAAAGCACAATTCGCCAGACTCGGTCGAGCCAACGTTTCACGCCAGGGACGCCATCAGTACTCCAGGGTACCGACAGCTCGAAGTCGGAGATAAAGGCTTCATATCCACGTAGCGCGTCGGCGCCGTGTTCGGCAACAACTTCGTCAGGGGTAATGACGTTGCCTTTCGATTTCGACATCTTCTCAATCACAATCTCGCCGTTGACCTCGCGTGGTGGGGCCAGGATCAGACCCTGATTGCGTAGGCAGGTGAAGGGTTCAAAGAACTTGACCACACCGAGGTCGTAGAGCACCTTAGTCCAGAAACGGGCATAGAGCAGGTGCATGACCGCATGTTCAGCACCGCCGACATACATATCAACCGGCAACCAGTAATCAAGTGCCTCTTGACTGGCCAGCGCCTGCTGATTGTGATTGTCGGCAAAGCGCAGGAAGTACCACGACGAGCAGGCGAATGTGCCCATAGTATCGGTTTCGCGCCGACCCTTACTCCCATCGGGAAGGGTCACATTGACCCATTCGTCGATCAACGCCAGTGGTGATTCGCCAGTTGCCGTTGGTTCATAGCTCTCGACATTCGGCAAAGTCAGGGGCAATTCGTTATCATTAAGTGCGATTTCCAGGCCATCTTCGCGATGAATAATTGGGATAGGCGTTCCCCAGTAGCGTTGACGGCTGATCAGCCAGTCGCGCATCTTGTAATTGGTTCGTCCTTTCCCGATCTTTTGCTGTTCAAGATAGGCAATTGTCTGCTCGATTGCCTGATCAGCCGGGATACCATTGATGGGGCCTGAGTGAATTGGCACACCGACTGCGTCGTGATAAATAAGATCGCGATAGGCGTCGATCCGATGCAGGTACGCCATAGCTGTCGGCAGGTGTTCATCGCCAGTTGCAGCTCGCAGGCGTGCTGTTATCCGTTCATCGGCAGCGATCGAGTCAAGGGCAATCACCTCATCGGGGAAGATAAAGAGCCACCCTGATCCGGCAACTTCTGTCCAGCCGTCGTGCAGTCGTGGCTGGATCAGCGTGGCGTATTCAGTCGCTCGCTCACCACTTAGTTCGACCAACAGATCACCGTTATCCTGCACGGTAACGGCAAAGCCAGCGGCTTGCAATGCAGACGCAGTATCTTCAGCAATCGTTGCTGCACGCAGGAGTGAACGGGCTGCATTGTCAGGGCGAGTAATCACCGGGATAATTGGCAGACCGTACTTGAGAGCGAACGCGAAGTCACGTTCGTCGTGCGCTGGCACGGCCATAATTGCACCGGTACCATAGCCCATCAATACATAATCGGCGATCCAGATGGGGATGCGCACACCATTGACCGGATTTATTGCATAGCCTCCTGTCCAGACACCGGTTTTTTCTTTCTCCTCGGCAACCGCAGTGGTCGTTGGTCGATTACGGGCCTGCGCAACATAGGCTTCAACCTGATCTCGTTGCGCATCGGTGGTCACCTTTGCCACCAGCGGATGTTCAGGCGAGAGCACCATAAAGGTAGCGCCCCACAGCGTGTCAGGGCGTGTGGTGAAGACAATGATCGGATCACCTGCTTCGGTGTGGAAGACAACCTCTGCACCGCGAGAGCGGCCGATCCAGTTGCGCTGCATCGTCACGATCTTCGACGGCCAGTCAACCGTATCGAGATCGCGATCCAGGCGGTCAGCATAGGCAGTGATGCGGAAGAACCACTGCTTTAGCACTTTTCGTTCGACCTTTGCACCACTACGCCACGCCGTACCATCGGGCAATACCTCTTCGTTTGCCAGCACCGTCTTATCGACCGGGTCCCAGTTTACAACTGCTTCACCCCGGTACGCTAACCGAAAACGGCGCAAAATTTCTTGCCGTTGAAGTGGCGTTGCCTGTCGCCACTCTTCAGCCGTCACTTGCGGTTCGGTAAGGGACAGATCAAGACGACTGGTACCGTGTTCGGCCAGTTCTGCCTCCAGTTCACTAATCGGGCGTGCCTTATCGACCCGTCGGTCATACCAGGAGTGGTAAAGACGCAGAAAAATCCATTGGGTCCAACGGTAGTAATCGGGTTCAGACGAAGTAATCTCGCGATCCCAGTCATAGCTGAGACCGAGCATGTTCATTTGACGTTTGTAATTGGCACTGTAGCGTCGAGTGAGGACAGCCGGGTTGGTTTTTGTCTTTATGGCCGCGTTCTCGGTTGGCAAACCGAAAGCATCCCATCCCATGGGGTGCAGTACGTTGTAGCCACGCATGCGGTAAAACCGCGCCACAACGTCCGTCGGTACATAGTTCCGGCAGTGACCAACGCTGAGGCCATCGCCACTTGGATACGGGTAAAAATCGAGGACGTAATACTTTGGTTTTGACGGATCGATGGGTGGTGTGCGGTAGAGTTGATCGGCTGCCCAACGGGCCTGCCATTTGGCCTCGATGGCAGCAGGATTGTAGCGTTCAATTTGCGACGTTTCTACTTTAGCATCACTCATACAACGTTATACCTCGCAGAGATGAGCAACGGATGACAGGACAGACGAACATTCTACAACAATGAAGATCATTAAGATCAGGGTCTGCCATGCGCTCACCTCCTTTCGCCGATGTCTGGCTGATCACAGCAGGATAGATGCTTTCTGCATTATAGCATTTTCTGAACGTTTGATGCAAAGATGAATAGACAATATAGAGGGTCAACGTTTCCGTTTGGTGATCGTGTTTGATCCGCTCATACGTTTCATTCACACACGCACGGAAATCTTCACCCGATGGGCAGCACGAGCCGCTTGTCCGCATCCTACCGTGGTCACCCCCACCTATCCCTAGCCCCACCTTTCTCTTCCATGCGGGAAGAGGCAGGAGGATGTAGGGTGGGTTGGGAAGCCGCCTCTACCGATGCGATGACAGGCAAGGTTCCCGAAACACACCGTCGTATGGTCGTTGCAATGACGAATGCGCCAGGTAGGGGTGCCGCGGCGCCGTGCGGCAATGATAGCAGGGTATCGTAGAGACGCAGCATCGCTGCGCCCGTGCTGTGCAGTGATGATGGAGGGATCGAAGGGGCGTCGTGATGCCGCGCCCGAATGGACAGCGACATCCGGGTGTCGTATGAGCGATACCATCCCGCAAAGGCAGGTGGGTTGGGAACCCACCCCTATCTCCCAACCCTCAGAACGATCTCGCGCCCTGCCTCTAGCGCCAGCCGCCGATTGCCTCAAAGATCGCCCGGTCGTGGTACGGATTGGGGACCGTTGCCTGGGGTTGTGCCAGTAGATACTCAGCCATCTCCTCGAAGGGTCGAGTGCATTCCTCTTTCCCAGGTCCCTCCATCTCGAAGAGTGTCTTACCGGCAAGGCGTGAGCGACGAATGAGATCGTGGTAGGGAACACGTCCGATAATTTTGGTACCAACTTTCTCGGCAAATTGATCGAGCAAGTTCGTACCGCCGCCGTACTCGTAATCGACCCGGTTAGCAATGATTCCGGCTAACTTGACCTTGTGGCGCTGCGATTTTTGCGCGATCGCCAGGCAGAGCCGATTGGCAGCAAAGATGCTGTCGAAGTCATTACAGGCAATGATCAACCCGTAGTCGGCATAGTTGAGAGGTGCTGAAAAGCCACCACAGACCACATCACCGAGGACGTCGAACACAATGACATCATATTTGTCGTAGAGACCAAACTCTTTCAGCAGTTTGACCGTCTCGCCCACTACGTAGCCGCCACAACCGCTACCGGCTGGCGGGCCACCTGATTCAAGTGTATCAACGCCAGCAAAGCCGGTATGAATGACATCCTCTTTACTCACATCTTCTAAATGGAAATTAACACTGTCCAACACGTCGATGACGGTCGGCTGGAGATGACCGGTCAGCGGAAAGGTACTATCGTGCTTGGGATCACAGCCGATCTGGAGTACTTTGGCGCCCTTGAGAGCCATCGCTGCTGAAAGATTGGCCGAGGTTGTCGATTTACCAATTCCACCTTTGCCGTAGATCGCGAGGATAAGGGACATGGACAACTCCTTCTGTTGGGCCGGCAGTGCCGGCAGCGAATGACCATTCCAATGCCGTTCACGGTGCTAACGTGCGGTTAAATGTACGTTGATAGACATCAGCGTAGCGTGCCAGCGCACGGTACACATAACTAGGCACAATCCGCCGTTCGAGCCGACCATGTCGCTCGCGGACGAATTGCAAGTTCCGGAGTAGTTTCATCTCGATCACCGAGCGGGCGAATTCGAGTCCTTTCGGCCCGCTCCGGCGTTGGATGAATGCCACCAGTTGACGAATGGGCCACGGCGGTCGTTTCCGCGGCTGCCGCAGCATCTGGATGTAAGCAGGCATGCCACGAGTCCGATCACCGCTGCTGATCGGTTCTCGTTCTTCGACGTAAGGCCGTAGCAGGTTGTACAATTCCACCCCTCGCTCGGTACGGATAAGCGTCCATTGCCAGCGTTCTTCGGGTGGGAGTGGCGCTCCCATGTAGCCAATGGTCAAATCGGACAGGCCGTTTTGATAATCGAAACAACTCAGACAGGCAGGCGGAAAGACACCTAATTCACCACCGAGCCGATTGACATCGAGATCAACAAAGTTAACCTTCTCGACCGACCCATCTTCATGCTTGAGCCAGATGCGGAAGTCTTGCATGAACTCGTGGTGGACAACCGTTTCTGGCGAGCGGGAAACGACCCGCAAGAAGCGCTGGAGATCGGGATAGGTTGTGTTGTCCGTGCAGGGTATACCAATAATGTAGAGTCGTTCCAGACCGAGTTGCTCTTCAATAGCGCGCAGGGCGTGTACCTGACAGCCAGTACCGATGTAGGCAATGCGACGCAGGCCAGCTTGCCGTACCTGGGTGAGCACATCGAGGGTGGGAGCAAGGCAGGGCTTATTGCCGCGTGTTGCCCGCACTTCGTCGGGAGTACGGGCCAGGATTGGTAAAGGCGCGTAGCGTGTACCAGGTACCGCTCCAGTTGTGATCACCCCTTCAACCAGACCCCGTTCGAGGAGGAGAGCGCCGAGACTGGTAACGGCGCCACTCCACTGGGCATCAGGAACCGGTGGGCGCATACGGAAGACGCGCAACTCGCGGTAGATGCCGAAGAGTAGCTCATCGCCGTCGCGACGATTGCGACCGTGTAAACGACGCTCAATCTCCTCGGCGCGATTGTTGACGAAAACGCAGCTCTGCGCCATCAGAGGTCGTAATTCGCCAGTGCAGATACCGCAGTCACTACACAATTTTGGCCGCCCGGCCAGACGTTCTTCACGGCTCAAGAGGGCAATCTCGGCTAGTTGCCGGGATGGCCGCGGCTGATGGGGGGTCTTGGATGACAACGTCGTGTTCATGCACCAAGCTCCTCTTTGGCGGCCAACAATACCTCTGCCGTAATGACCGCATAACCACGCTGACGGGCATACTTCTCGACGTTACCTCGCACGCGCCCCCGCACAAAGAAGGGAACTTTCTTGAGCATCGCTTCAGCATCGGCAGCCCAAACCGGATCAACTGGTGCCGGCGCTGGTGTAACGGCGACAGTCGATGTTTGGGTTGGGGCAGGTGCAGAAGCTACAGCAACGGCAACCGGTGATTCATCGAGCGGTTTACTACTCTCAACCGGTGGAGCCACAGGAGCTGGTTCAGCGCCCGATACCCGCTCCGTTTTCTCCGGCAGATCAAGCCCGGCATCACCAAATAGATCGATCAGGTGTTTCTCCATACCGAGCGTACAGGTGGTATAGACCTCGTCGGCAATCACATCTGCACCGTCGAAGCCAAGGAAGGGACGGTATGCTAGCAGGTGGTTCTCGATATGGGTTGGCGGCGAGATGACCATACAGTTTAGATTGTAGCGCCGCGAGGTATGGCGTTCCATCTGTGTGCCGCAGACCAGTTCGGGGCGCAGCTCGGCGATTCGATTCGCTACCGTTTGAAACTCGTCGGTCACCAGTAGATCATCGACGTAGCCGGTCAATTGTTCGCGTACCCAATTGGCCTGATGCTTCACATACGTCCCGGCGCCGGCAATTGGCATTCCCAGCTCATCACGTAAGAAGCGTGTAACACCGACGACATGCGTAGCATCACCAAACACGAAGGCTGGCTTTCCGGAAAAACTATCCATGTCGGCAGTGCGTGCAAACCAGGGCACGGCAGAAGGAGCCGACATCCCATCGAGCGAAAAGGCGGTGAGTGGTGGCATCGGAATCTCGGCACCGGCCTGTGCCAGCAGCTCTCGCAACCGCTCGATCCAGCGCAGCGTCGGCTGGACACCGATAGGTGCATCGAGCAGAGCCGGTACGCCAAACTGCTCTTCAAGATAGGTTGCAGCCCGCAGACCCAACTCGCGGTAGGGTGCA comes from Chloroflexus sp. Y-396-1 and encodes:
- a CDS encoding leucine--tRNA ligase encodes the protein MSDAKVETSQIERYNPAAIEAKWQARWAADQLYRTPPIDPSKPKYYVLDFYPYPSGDGLSVGHCRNYVPTDVVARFYRMRGYNVLHPMGWDAFGLPTENAAIKTKTNPAVLTRRYSANYKRQMNMLGLSYDWDREITSSEPDYYRWTQWIFLRLYHSWYDRRVDKARPISELEAELAEHGTSRLDLSLTEPQVTAEEWRQATPLQRQEILRRFRLAYRGEAVVNWDPVDKTVLANEEVLPDGTAWRSGAKVERKVLKQWFFRITAYADRLDRDLDTVDWPSKIVTMQRNWIGRSRGAEVVFHTEAGDPIIVFTTRPDTLWGATFMVLSPEHPLVAKVTTDAQRDQVEAYVAQARNRPTTTAVAEEKEKTGVWTGGYAINPVNGVRIPIWIADYVLMGYGTGAIMAVPAHDERDFAFALKYGLPIIPVITRPDNAARSLLRAATIAEDTASALQAAGFAVTVQDNGDLLVELSGERATEYATLIQPRLHDGWTEVAGSGWLFIFPDEVIALDSIAADERITARLRAATGDEHLPTAMAYLHRIDAYRDLIYHDAVGVPIHSGPINGIPADQAIEQTIAYLEQQKIGKGRTNYKMRDWLISRQRYWGTPIPIIHREDGLEIALNDNELPLTLPNVESYEPTATGESPLALIDEWVNVTLPDGSKGRRETDTMGTFACSSWYFLRFADNHNQQALASQEALDYWLPVDMYVGGAEHAVMHLLYARFWTKVLYDLGVVKFFEPFTCLRNQGLILAPPREVNGEIVIEKMSKSKGNVITPDEVVAEHGADALRGYEAFISDFELSVPWSTDGVPGVKRWLDRVWRIVLFPNAERGQSGATMSERQLRRVAHQTIQRVERDILNFKFNTMVAALMEFTNTLYRARDAGLVDTPAWHEAIEILLLLMAPITPHISEELWSRLGKPYSIHQQRWPVADPAVAAEEEVEIVVQVNGKVRGKLTVPVDLDEAHLRELALGNERVQQFINGKPIRNVIVVPNRLVNIVVGS
- the bchL gene encoding ferredoxin:protochlorophyllide reductase (ATP-dependent) iron-sulfur ATP-binding protein; this translates as MSLILAIYGKGGIGKSTTSANLSAAMALKGAKVLQIGCDPKHDSTFPLTGHLQPTVIDVLDSVNFHLEDVSKEDVIHTGFAGVDTLESGGPPAGSGCGGYVVGETVKLLKEFGLYDKYDVIVFDVLGDVVCGGFSAPLNYADYGLIIACNDFDSIFAANRLCLAIAQKSQRHKVKLAGIIANRVDYEYGGGTNLLDQFAEKVGTKIIGRVPYHDLIRRSRLAGKTLFEMEGPGKEECTRPFEEMAEYLLAQPQATVPNPYHDRAIFEAIGGWR
- a CDS encoding Coenzyme F420 hydrogenase/dehydrogenase, beta subunit C-terminal domain; translated protein: MNTTLSSKTPHQPRPSRQLAEIALLSREERLAGRPKLCSDCGICTGELRPLMAQSCVFVNNRAEEIERRLHGRNRRDGDELLFGIYRELRVFRMRPPVPDAQWSGAVTSLGALLLERGLVEGVITTGAVPGTRYAPLPILARTPDEVRATRGNKPCLAPTLDVLTQVRQAGLRRIAYIGTGCQVHALRAIEEQLGLERLYIIGIPCTDNTTYPDLQRFLRVVSRSPETVVHHEFMQDFRIWLKHEDGSVEKVNFVDLDVNRLGGELGVFPPACLSCFDYQNGLSDLTIGYMGAPLPPEERWQWTLIRTERGVELYNLLRPYVEEREPISSGDRTRGMPAYIQMLRQPRKRPPWPIRQLVAFIQRRSGPKGLEFARSVIEMKLLRNLQFVRERHGRLERRIVPSYVYRALARYADVYQRTFNRTLAP
- a CDS encoding ferredoxin:protochlorophyllide reductase (ATP-dependent) subunit B, with translation MRLAYWMYEGTAHHGVGRIANSMRNVHAVFHAPQGDDYVNAIFAMLDRTPNFPAMTTSVVSGTDLARGTIRLPDTLRQVEERVHPDLIVVVASCSTILLQENLEIAAQHAGLQCDVMVYDANPYRMQEIVAAESLFTDLVKRYAQPQPRTERPTVNILGPASLGFHARHDLISLRRMLKTLGLEINVVAPWGASIADLRRLPAAWLTIAPYRELGLRAATYLEEQFGVPALLDAPIGVQPTLRWIERLRELLAQAGAEIPMPPLTAFSLDGMSAPSAVPWFARTADMDSFSGKPAFVFGDATHVVGVTRFLRDELGMPIAGAGTYVKHQANWVREQLTGYVDDLLVTDEFQTVANRIAELRPELVCGTQMERHTSRRYNLNCMVISPPTHIENHLLAYRPFLGFDGADVIADEVYTTCTLGMEKHLIDLFGDAGLDLPEKTERVSGAEPAPVAPPVESSKPLDESPVAVAVASAPAPTQTSTVAVTPAPAPVDPVWAADAEAMLKKVPFFVRGRVRGNVEKYARQRGYAVITAEVLLAAKEELGA